The Punica granatum isolate Tunisia-2019 chromosome 4, ASM765513v2, whole genome shotgun sequence genome has a window encoding:
- the LOC116202885 gene encoding WUSCHEL-related homeobox 11-like: MEDHRQDPNSPGGNSQERSSEPVRSRWTPKPEQILILESIFNSGMVNPPKDETVRIRKLLEKFGAVGDANVFYWFQNRRSRSRRRQRQMQAASALAAGGDPGNNNDAHHQNHHPQLLGGAIHSSEGSSGTPCGMGYAPLTNNNNYPHCLPTSYHIGSSSSTNNLFGASLGQPDGTESFFSIPGQVVGFPETDQSSMFCPSETSSLPYQSGYITVFINGIPTEVPRGPFDMKAVFGQSAVLVHSSGVPLPMNEFGFLMQSLEHGESYFLVSRPT, translated from the exons ATGGAAGATCACCGCCAAGATCCGAACAGCCCCGGTGGCAACAGCCAGGAGAGGAGCAGCGAGCCGGTGCGGTCGAGATGGACCCCGAAGCCAGAGCAAATCCTCATCCTCGAGTCCATCTTCAACAGTGGGATGGTGAACCCCCCGAAGGATGAGACCGTGAGGATCCGTAAGCTCCTCGAGAAATTCGGAGCGGTCGGGGATGCCAACGTCTTCTACTGGTTCCAGAACAGGCGGTCGAGGTCGCGCAGGAGGCAGCGGCAAATGCAGGCGGCCAGTGCCCTGGCCGCTGGCGGAGACCCGGGAAACAATAACGATGCCCACCATCAAAACCATCACCCTCAGTTGCTAGGAGGTGCAATTCACAGTAGTGAGGGCAGTTCTGGCACGCCTTGTGGTATGGGCTATGCACCACTTACTAACAACAACAATTACCCTCATTGTCTGCCGACAAGTTACCATATCGGGTCATCTTCATCGACTAATAACCTCTTTGGAGCCAGTCTCGGCCAACCAGACGGGACCGAGAGCTTCTTCTCGATCCCCGGTCAAGTGGTGGGTTTCCCCGAAACAGACCAGAGCTCCATGTTTTGCCCGTCCGAGACTTCGAGTTTGCCCTACCAGTCGG gaTACATCACAGTGTTCATCAATGGGATCCCAACAGAAGTGCCAAGAGGCCCATTTGACATGAAAGCAGTGTTTGGTCAAAGTGCAGTTTTGGTCCACTCCTCTGGTGTACCTTTGCCCATGAATGAGTTTGGTTTCTTAATGCAGAGCTTGGAGCATGGTGAAAGCTATTTCCTG GTTTCAAGACCAACATGA
- the LOC116203098 gene encoding peroxidase 44-like — protein sequence MIFGFLLYLLPNLAMAELRVGFYNSTCPRAEAIIREVVQNRFKADRSITAAFLHMHFHDCFVRGCDASILIDSTPNKQSEKSAGPTLTVRGFEIIDEAKKALEAACPSTVSCADIITVATRDSVSLAGGPTYDIPTGRRDGLVSTPSDVNLPGPSFTVPQALQAFKSKGFTLTEMVVLLGGHTVGVAHCRSFQNRLSNFQGTGLPDPSMDSALVSQLNKTCGSGTGGVDPTAFLDQGTSFIVDNQFYSQVLRKRGILQIDQELGLDKSSTGIVSKLAADNAEFQRSFARAMVKMGNVQVLTGNAGEIRKNCRVFNNQRQ from the exons ATGATTTTCGGGTTCCTTCTGTACTTACTTCCAAACTTGGCAATGGCTGAGCTGAGAGTCGGGTTCTACAATTCGACATGCCCTAGAGCTGAGGCCATCATCCGCGAAGTGGTTCAGAACAGGTTCAAAGCTGATCGCTCTATCACTGCCGCATTTCTACACATGCATTTCCACGACTGTTTCGTTAGG GGTTGTGATGCGTCCATCCTCATAGACTCCACCCCGAACAAGCAATCCGAGAAATCCGCTGGCCCGACCCTAACTGTCCGGGGATTTGAAATCATCGATGAGGCCAAGAAAGCACTAGAGGCTGCATGCCCTTCGACGGTCTCATGTGCTGATATAATCACCGTAGCCACCCGGGACTCGGTCTCCTTGGCTGGTGGACCAACATATGACATCCCCACAGGTCGGCGAGATGGCCTGGTTTCGACCCCATCAGACGTGAACCTCCCGGGCCCAAGCTTCACGGTGCCGCAGGCGCTTCAGGCCTTCAAATCCAAGGGCTTCACACTCACCGAAATGGTGGTCCTTCTCGGGGGCCACACTGTGGGAGTGGCACACTGCAGGTCCTTCCAAAACCGCCTCTCGAACTTCCAAGGCACCGGGTTGCCCGACCCGTCGATGGACTCAGCCCTGGTCTCCCAGCTTAATAAGACATGTGGGTCGGGCACCGGCGGGGTGGACCCCACCGCTTTCCTGGATCAGGGGACGTCATTCATAGTTGATAATCAGTTTTACAGCCAAGTGCTCAGGAAGAGAGGGATTCTCCAAATAGACCAGGAGCTCGGGTTGGACAAATCAAGCACCGGGATCGTGTCAAAGCTTGCAGCAGACAATGCCGAGTTTCAGAGGAGCTTCGCGAGGGCAATGGTAAAGATGGGGAACGTCCAAGTTCTTACAGGAAATGCCGGGGAAATCAGGAAAAATTGCCGCGTCTTCAATAATCAGCGGCAATAG
- the LOC116205420 gene encoding probable carbohydrate esterase At4g34215, whose product MSTFVFISFLLANALSTVSSTLPSQPEHIFLLAGQSNMVGRGGVHEEAGQRFVWNGIVPEEFKSNDSIMRLDVDMNWVKAEEPIHAAIYKIQPATGLGPEMPFAKGILERNPSYGTIGLVPCSSISRWQRGRYVYGNLTARAEAAVKNGGKIEALLWWQGGADSDNINKAHKYKEDLTKFFQDIRADLKLPELLIIQVVILPGRKPFASIVREAQLSLNVPNVENVDPHVLPLEADGIHGTAQA is encoded by the exons ATGTCGACCTTTGTATTCATCTCGTTCCTCTTAGCCAATGCACTGTCCACCGTCAGTTCCACACTGCCCTCTCAGCCCGAACATATCTTCCTTTTGGCGGGGCAGAGCAACATGGTGGGCCGTGGCGGCGTCCACGAAGAGGCCGGCCAACGCTTCGTGTGGAATGGAATCGTACCTGAGGAGTTCAAATCCAATGACTCGATCATGCGGCTTGACGTGGACATGAACTGGGTCAAGGCTGAGGAGCCAATCCACGCCGCCATATACAAGATACAACCTGCTACGGGTCTCGGGCCTGAGATGCCGTTTGCCAAGGGGATCCTGGAACGCAACCCAAGCTATGGAACTATTGGGCTCGTCCCGTGCAGCAGCATAAGCAGGTGGCAGCGGGGGAGGTACGTGTATGGCAACTTAACGGCGAGAGCCGAGGCAGCAGTGAAGAACGGTGGCAAGATCGAAGCACTTCTGTGGTGGCAGGGCGGAGCAGATTCGGATAACATAAACAAAGCACACAAATACAAGGAGGACCTGACCAAGTTCTTCCAAGATATCCGAGCCGATCTTAAGTTGCCAGAGCTTCTAATCATTCAG GTCGTGATACTGCCGGGGAGGAAACCATTTGCTAGTATAGTCCGAGAGGCTCAGTTGTCACTGAACGTTCCGAACGTGGAGAACGTCGATCCGCACGTCCTGCCTTTGGAAGCAGATGGAATCCATGGGACTGCTCAAGCCTAG
- the LOC116206432 gene encoding peroxidase 44-like, which translates to MGRVAIMIFGFLLYLLPNLAMAELRVGFYNSTCPRAEAIISGVVQNRFKADRSITAAFLRMHFHDCFVRGCDASILIDSTPKKQSEKSAGPNLTVRGFEIIDEAKKALEAACPSTVSCADIITVATRDSVSLAGGPTYDIPTGRRDGMVSTPSDVNLPGPSFTVPQALQAFKSKGFTLTEMVVLLGGHTVGVAHCGFFQDRLSNFQGTRLPDPSMDPALVSQLNKTCGSGTGGVDPTAFLDQGTSFIVDNQFYSQVLKKRGILQIDQELGLDKSSTGIVSRLAADNAEFQRSFARAMVKMGNVQVLTGNAGEIRKNCRVFNNQRQ; encoded by the exons ATGGGAAGAGTTGCGATAATGATTTTCGGGTTCCTTCTGTACTTACTTCCAAACTTGGCAATGGCTGAGCTGAGAGTCGGGTTCTACAATTCGACATGCCCTAGAGCTGAGGCCATCATCAGCGGAGTGGTTCAGAACAGGTTCAAAGCCGATCGCTCTATCACTGCCGCATTTCTTCGCATGCATTTCCACGACTGTTTCGTTAGG GGTTGTGATGCGTCCATCCTCATAGACTCCACCCCGAAGAAGCAATCCGAGAAATCCGCTGGCCCAAACCTAACTGTCCGGGGATTTGAAATTATCGATGAGGCCAAGAAAGCACTAGAGGCTGCATGCCCTTCGACGGTCTCATGTGCTGATATAATCACCGTAGCCACCCGGGACTCGGTCTCCTTGGCTGGTGGACCAACATATGACATCCCCACAGGTCGGCGAGATGGCATGGTTTCCACCCCATCAGACGTGAACCTCCCGGGCCCAAGCTTCACTGTGCCGCAGGCACTTCAGGCCTTCAAATCCAAGGGCTTCACACTCACCGAAATGGTGGTCCTTCTCGGGGGCCACACTGTGGGAGTGGCACACTGCGGATTCTTCCAAGACCGCCTCTCGAACTTCCAAGGCACCAGGTTGCCCGACCCGTCGATGGACCCAGCTCTGGTCTCCCAGCTTAATAAGACATGTGGGTCGGGCACCGGCGGGGTGGACCCCACCGCTTTCCTGGATCAGGGGACGTCATTCATAGTTGATAATCAGTTTTACAGCCAAGTGCTCAAGAAGAGAGGGATTCTCCAAATAGACCAGGAGCTCGGGTTGGACAAATCAAGCACCGGGATCGTGTCAAGGCTTGCAGCGGACAATGCCGAGTTTCAGAGGAGCTTCGCGAGGGCAATGGTAAAGATGGGGAACGTCCAAGTTCTTACAGGAAATGCCGGGGAAATCAGGAAAAATTGCCGCGTCTTCAATAATCAGCGGCAATAG
- the LOC116206433 gene encoding probable carbohydrate esterase At4g34215 codes for MVGRGGVHEEAGHRLVWNGIVPEEFKPNDSIMRLDVDMNWVEAEEPIHAGIYKIQPVTGLGPAMPFAKGILERNPSYGTIGLVPCALDGSSISRWQRGRYVYGNLTTRAEAAVKSGGKMEALLWWQGGADSDNIDKARKYKEDLTKFFQDIRADLKLPKLLIIQVVIPPGRKPFTGIVREAQLSLNVPNVENVNPHVLPLEADGIHVTAQAQVTVGKLLSNKFLEVTSKKTTTQ; via the exons ATGGTGGGCCGTGGCGGTGTCCACGAAGAGGCCGGCCATCGCTTAGTGTGGAACGGAATCGTACCTGAGGAGTTCAAACCCAATGACTCGATCATGCGGCTTGATGTGGACATGAACTGGGTCGAGGCTGAGGAGCCAATCCATGCCGGCATATACAAGATACAACCTGTTACGGGTCTCGGGCCTGCGATGCCATTTGCCAAGGGGATCCTGGAACGCAACCCAAGCTATGGAACTATTGGGCTCGTCCCGTGTGCCCTGGATGGGAGCAGCATAAGCAGGTGGCAGCGGGGGAGGTACGTGTACGGTAACTTGACGACGAGAGCCGAGGCAGCAGTGAAGAGCGGTGGCAAGATGGAAGCACTCCTGTGGTGGCAGGGCGGAGCAGATTCGGATAACATAGACAAAGCACGCAAATACAAGGAGGACCTGACCAAGTTCTTCCAAGATATCCGAGCCGATCTTAAGTTGCCAAAGCTTCTAATCATTCAG GTCGTGATACCGCCGGGGAGGAAACCATTTACTGGTATAGTCCGAGAGGCTCAGTTGTCACTGAACGTTCCGAATGTGGAGAACGTCAATCCACACGTCCTGCCCTTGGAAGCAGATGGAATCCATGTGACTGCTCAAGCCCAGGTTACAGTGGGCAAGCTTCTATCCAACAAGTTCCTCGAGGTGACCAGCAAGAAAACTACAACTCAG TGA
- the LOC116206121 gene encoding uncharacterized protein LOC116206121, which yields MKSKAILLKQLLVVYLLFSFILFTSAVPSTRSLKSSVADISVPHLVPDQEEELEGEGSGRGFIKGRMDFETNDYPEPGPDPGHEPKVPSPLGSPSPPGSP from the exons ATGAAATCGAAAGCTATCCTGTTGAAGCAGCTCTTAGTGGTTTATCTCTTATTCTCCTTCATCCTTTTCACTTCGGCAGTTCCTTCAACCA GAAGCCTCAAGTCAAGCGTAGCAGACATCTCAGTCCCACACTTGGTCCCTGATCAG gagGAGGAATTGGAGGGGGAAGGCTCGGGAAGAGGATTTATCAAGGGGAGGATGGATTTCGAAACCAATGATTATCCCGAACCAGGTCCCGACCCTGGCCACGAACCTAAAGTCCCCTCGCCTCTGGGGTCACCCTCGCCTCCGGGGTCACCTTAA